The genomic stretch GGCCCGCGCCCGTTTCCAGCTCGGTGATGAAAAGGTCGTGGTACGCCGTCCCCTGCAGATCGGCGTGTCCATGCCGGGCGGCAGCCTTCAGGCAGCGCAGAAAGGCCCGCTTGGCGGCCGGCAGGTTTCCGCGCTGGAAGTACAGCGTCCCCAGCCCTGCATACGCCCGGGCGTACACCCGGTGCTCCCCGGCGCGGCGCGCCTGGACGATCCCACGGACGTACCAGCTTTCCGCGCGGTCGTACTCCGCACGGCGGCGCGCCAGGCGGCCGACGGCGTAGGCCAGCGCGGCGCTCTCGGGGGCCACCAGCGCCGCGGCCTGCATGAACTCCAGCGCGGTGGCCAGGTGCCCCTGCTGCTCGGCCCACAGCGCCAGGCGCCGGCAGGCGTTCACCAGCAGGCGCTCGGGGATGGCGGCGGGGCTTTCCAGCAGGCGCGCCATCACCGCCAGGGGAGCCGCCAGTTCCGGGTCGACGGAAAGCGCGTCCAGCTGCCGGGTCCGCCGTTCCGCGGCGGTGCCGGTGAACAGCCCGGATCGCCGGGCCGGCGGCGTCGACGCCCAGAGCACCACGTCGCGTGCGCAGCGCCACAGCAGCACGCCCAGGTCGCCGCCCACCTCCTCGACGATGCCCAGCGCGGGCATGGCCTCGGGCCCGCGGGTGAGCGCGGGCGGAACTCGCGTGCGGCGCTTGGCGGCGGGCGCTGCCGGGCGGGTCGACGGCATGGGCATGGTGGGTCGCAAATGGCGGGAACGCGATTTCGGCCGGAAACGTCTACTTTGTGAAGTTCATACCGATCGCCCTCTCACGCAAGCCCCACGAGGCACGGGGCCGGGATGCAAACGACGGAGCCGCGGAGGAATCGATTCCCCCGCGGCGCGGCTCGTCTTTAGCCTCTCAAGGCGAACTACGGATTCGACGCCTCGAGCCCGATGTTCCACATGCCTTCGTGCTGGGCCCGCGAGATGGGGATCCGCAGTTCCGGCTCGTCGGCGATCCGCACCCGCAGGAAGCGGTAGCGCGTGGGGACGGTAATGGCGTA from Longimicrobium sp. encodes the following:
- a CDS encoding tetratricopeptide repeat protein; the protein is MPSTRPAAPAAKRRTRVPPALTRGPEAMPALGIVEEVGGDLGVLLWRCARDVVLWASTPPARRSGLFTGTAAERRTRQLDALSVDPELAAPLAVMARLLESPAAIPERLLVNACRRLALWAEQQGHLATALEFMQAAALVAPESAALAYAVGRLARRRAEYDRAESWYVRGIVQARRAGEHRVYARAYAGLGTLYFQRGNLPAAKRAFLRCLKAAARHGHADLQGTAYHDLFITELETGAGPECEVLAEKALTAFGANSGAVARLAFDLAYHWILLGRFADALRVAQALWPHFDGAGERALVLSMIARSAGGAGDRATFGWAAERLDALLQTGAGADSAPRALLGLAYGAASLGDWPAALRFAQATVEAARERSEGKILIMAEAALESIQRHAALDERAAPAAPVSSLAERFVDALAAPAHGSGVAA